From one Butyricimonas faecihominis genomic stretch:
- a CDS encoding glycogen/starch synthase produces MAKKRVLFISQEIVPYLPESEMANIGRFLPQGIQDKGKEIRTFMPRYGCINERRNQLHEVIRLSGMNLIINDTDHPLIIKVASIQAARMQVYFIDNEDYFQRKHTISDEEGNFFPDNDERSIFFARGVFETVRKLRWAPDLIYCQGWFTALVPLYLKKEYHDDPVFSKTKVVFSTYNDKFEGKLDEKFGEKAITEGVARKDVALLKDPTYTNINKLAFQYADGIIFNHKDVDDELRTFATDLKKPTLEYPGEQSYIEAYSDFFDKIIE; encoded by the coding sequence ATGGCTAAAAAAAGAGTTTTATTCATTTCTCAAGAGATAGTTCCTTATCTGCCGGAATCAGAAATGGCAAATATTGGAAGATTTCTACCTCAAGGGATACAAGACAAAGGTAAAGAGATTAGAACATTCATGCCCCGTTACGGCTGCATCAATGAAAGACGGAATCAACTTCACGAGGTAATTCGCCTTTCTGGAATGAACCTGATCATCAACGACACGGATCATCCGCTAATCATCAAGGTCGCCTCGATTCAAGCTGCACGAATGCAGGTTTATTTCATCGACAACGAGGATTATTTTCAACGTAAGCACACGATCTCCGACGAAGAAGGAAACTTTTTCCCGGACAACGACGAAAGATCTATTTTCTTCGCCCGGGGAGTATTCGAAACCGTGCGCAAACTAAGATGGGCCCCCGACCTGATCTACTGCCAAGGGTGGTTCACAGCGCTGGTTCCCCTTTACCTGAAAAAAGAATATCATGATGACCCTGTTTTCTCCAAAACGAAAGTGGTATTCTCTACTTATAACGACAAATTTGAGGGAAAACTAGATGAAAAATTCGGGGAAAAAGCGATCACGGAAGGGGTTGCCCGGAAAGACGTGGCACTTTTAAAAGACCCGACATACACGAATATTAATAAATTGGCATTCCAATACGCTGACGGAATCATTTTCAACCACAAAGACGTGGACGATGAACTCCGTACCTTTGCCACCGATCTGAAGAAACCTACCTTGGAATACCCGGGTGAGCAAAGTTACATCGAGGCTTATTCCGACTTTTTCGACAAGATTATTGAATAA
- a CDS encoding NAD-dependent epimerase/dehydratase family protein has product MVTGATGLLGSHLLCHLARCGETIIALKRDKSHVEETMALFSCYFDSPEDAISRVTWVVGDVLDGESVAPFVEKVDTVYHCAAMVSFNGSDRNTLLETNIKGTENICKICLERGVRLCFVSSIAALGDAPNESVVIDENTPEIPGSVHSLYSGSKGEAEKIVWKYVRQGLDVVIVNPAIILGAGLRGRSSVKLFEQASKGMPFYTEGVNGYVDVRDVCELMIRLAKDSAIRGERFVLCGGNYSYRELFTVIARVVGKRPPRIRMAPWMTGLAWRLLAFVALFTGKKPAFTKETARSSQHKSRYSSAKVLSLFPDFHFHTLEETARFFKDL; this is encoded by the coding sequence ATGGTCACCGGGGCTACCGGTTTACTGGGTAGCCATTTGTTGTGTCATTTGGCACGATGCGGTGAGACGATCATCGCGCTAAAAAGAGATAAGAGCCACGTTGAAGAGACGATGGCTCTCTTTTCGTGTTATTTTGATTCACCGGAAGATGCCATATCCCGGGTGACTTGGGTGGTTGGGGATGTGTTGGATGGGGAATCTGTGGCCCCGTTTGTGGAAAAAGTGGATACTGTTTATCATTGTGCGGCCATGGTTTCTTTCAATGGCAGCGATCGGAATACTTTGCTGGAAACGAATATCAAGGGGACGGAAAATATTTGTAAGATTTGTTTGGAACGTGGGGTACGCCTGTGTTTCGTGAGTTCGATTGCCGCTTTGGGGGACGCTCCCAACGAGAGCGTCGTGATTGACGAGAATACACCGGAGATTCCGGGATCGGTCCACTCGCTTTATTCCGGCAGTAAAGGGGAGGCTGAGAAAATTGTCTGGAAGTATGTCCGTCAAGGACTGGATGTTGTGATCGTGAACCCGGCTATTATTTTGGGGGCGGGGTTACGGGGACGAAGTAGTGTCAAGTTGTTTGAACAGGCGAGTAAGGGGATGCCTTTCTACACGGAAGGCGTGAATGGATACGTGGATGTGCGGGATGTCTGCGAGTTGATGATTCGTTTGGCGAAAGACAGTGCTATTCGGGGAGAGCGTTTCGTGTTATGTGGGGGAAATTATTCTTATCGGGAGTTGTTTACCGTGATTGCCCGTGTCGTGGGCAAGCGCCCGCCTCGTATTCGGATGGCACCGTGGATGACAGGTTTGGCGTGGCGGTTACTGGCTTTCGTGGCTCTGTTCACGGGAAAGAAACCGGCTTTCACGAAGGAAACGGCTCGCTCGTCTCAACATAAATCCCGTTATTCCAGCGCGAAGGTGTTGTCTCTTTTTCCCGATTTTCATTTTCACACGCTTGAAGAGACGGCTCGTTTTTTCAAGGATTTGTGA
- a CDS encoding FecR family protein, whose translation MTDDQRKEFDEWLGLDERNQKLFERLQNVDYVEGGLREFQKYNSVEDWKKLQAKLQVSRRKIGNWMRVSAASVMILFCVGMVWYFVGRDMNNENVTSSVIEYGHSRAMLFLATGEVIELESTQDTVCTRIEGESFMNDGKRLVYADTTRIKEVEWHTLQVPRGGEFVLCLSDGTVVTLNADSKIHYPDHFMGKDRQVSLEGEAFFEVAKDSLKPFVVKTNGIDVRVLGTAFNLKAYPDEHQQTTLVRGAVEVVLDKQRVLLHPGEQVTCIDKELRIEQVDVRPYIAWKNERFVFENEPLEGVLKKLERWYNITVFIQNQRLKQMRFTGNLPKYENINNVLNILALTTNIKFELNDRTLVVQLE comes from the coding sequence ATGACAGATGATCAAAGGAAAGAATTTGATGAGTGGCTCGGCTTGGATGAGAGGAATCAAAAATTATTTGAGCGATTACAGAATGTTGATTACGTGGAGGGAGGATTACGGGAATTTCAAAAGTATAATTCTGTGGAAGATTGGAAAAAACTTCAAGCTAAATTGCAGGTCTCTCGTCGAAAAATTGGTAATTGGATGCGGGTGAGTGCGGCTTCTGTGATGATTTTGTTTTGTGTGGGAATGGTATGGTATTTTGTAGGACGTGATATGAATAATGAGAATGTTACTTCGTCTGTTATTGAATATGGGCATTCGAGAGCGATGTTATTTTTGGCTACAGGAGAGGTGATCGAGTTAGAATCAACTCAAGATACGGTATGTACTAGGATTGAGGGAGAGAGTTTTATGAATGATGGTAAGAGATTGGTGTATGCGGACACCACCCGGATAAAAGAAGTGGAATGGCATACGTTACAGGTTCCGCGAGGCGGTGAATTTGTGTTGTGTTTGTCTGACGGGACTGTGGTTACTTTGAATGCGGATTCAAAAATTCATTATCCGGATCATTTTATGGGGAAGGATCGTCAAGTTTCATTAGAAGGGGAAGCGTTTTTTGAAGTAGCGAAAGATAGTTTGAAACCTTTTGTCGTGAAAACAAACGGTATTGATGTCCGGGTATTGGGAACCGCTTTTAATCTGAAAGCATATCCGGATGAACATCAACAAACTACGTTGGTACGTGGGGCTGTGGAAGTGGTGTTGGATAAACAACGGGTGTTATTACATCCCGGAGAGCAAGTGACGTGCATTGATAAGGAGTTAAGAATTGAACAAGTAGATGTAAGGCCTTATATAGCTTGGAAAAATGAACGGTTTGTTTTTGAAAATGAACCCTTAGAGGGGGTCTTGAAAAAATTAGAACGGTGGTATAATATAACGGTTTTTATTCAGAACCAGAGATTAAAACAGATGCGATTTACGGGTAATCTACCTAAATATGAAAATATTAATAATGTGTTGAATATATTGGCGTTAACAACAAATATTAAATTTGAATTGAATGACCGCACTCTAGTCGTGCAGTTAGAGTGA
- a CDS encoding RNA polymerase sigma-70 factor → MDILNVKQPEIFESVFHKYYASLCYFANKFVRDDEAARDIVQEVFLRFWESKGKFENQSALKSFLYNCVQNAALNYLEKLQVRAKANRRLGLKSPDEEDVFCFQVETDVFEEIFAAIDELPTECQRIFKMSYIEMLDIKTICEQLDVAESTVKTQRQRAKKYLRERLQHLYPVVVFMFF, encoded by the coding sequence GTGGATATACTGAACGTGAAACAACCGGAAATATTTGAAAGTGTATTTCATAAATATTATGCGTCGCTATGTTATTTCGCCAATAAGTTCGTGCGAGATGATGAGGCGGCAAGGGATATTGTGCAAGAGGTGTTTCTTCGTTTTTGGGAATCCAAGGGGAAATTCGAGAATCAATCGGCGTTAAAATCATTCTTGTATAATTGTGTCCAGAATGCGGCATTGAATTATCTGGAAAAATTGCAAGTCCGTGCGAAGGCGAATCGGCGATTGGGATTGAAATCTCCTGACGAGGAAGATGTTTTTTGTTTTCAGGTGGAAACGGATGTTTTCGAGGAAATCTTTGCCGCTATTGATGAATTACCTACTGAATGTCAGCGTATTTTCAAGATGAGTTATATCGAGATGTTGGATATTAAGACCATTTGCGAGCAACTGGATGTGGCCGAGTCAACTGTGAAGACGCAACGCCAACGAGCTAAAAAGTATCTGCGGGAGCGGTTGCAACATCTTTATCCGGTGGTGGTATTTATGTTTTTTTGA
- a CDS encoding OsmC family protein, translated as MATVKAKYLGDLRLECTHLQSGTKIITDAPTDNNGKGEAFSPTDLCSTSLAACAMTIMGIYAKNNGIDLTGAEIEITKKMAAEPRRIAEIDVIFNMPANGYSEKEKKILERVAHTCPVHLSLHPDVKQNFVFNWQ; from the coding sequence ATGGCAACAGTAAAAGCAAAATATTTAGGAGATTTGCGTTTGGAGTGTACGCATTTGCAGAGTGGTACAAAGATTATCACGGATGCACCGACAGATAATAACGGGAAAGGTGAGGCTTTCTCTCCAACCGACTTGTGTTCCACGTCATTGGCCGCTTGTGCCATGACAATCATGGGAATTTATGCTAAAAATAACGGTATTGATTTGACGGGAGCCGAGATCGAGATTACCAAGAAGATGGCGGCAGAACCTCGTCGTATTGCCGAGATAGACGTGATCTTTAACATGCCGGCCAACGGTTATTCCGAGAAGGAGAAAAAGATTCTCGAACGTGTGGCACATACTTGCCCCGTGCATTTGAGTTTACACCCGGATGTGAAACAAAATTTCGTGTTTAATTGGCAGTAA
- a CDS encoding YraN family protein, whose product MIDLYNIAKLFLGCKLGEDCTMAWHNKLGEYGEEKVNRYLLDMGYTVLERNWRVGHRELDFVCLDGEVLVVVEVKTRADDNVSLFDLLDYRKKRNLQAAGAAYLTKKNIHREIRFDLVVVTGASMCLEYIKEAIDLF is encoded by the coding sequence ATGATAGATTTATATAACATTGCGAAACTCTTTTTAGGCTGTAAATTAGGGGAAGACTGTACTATGGCGTGGCATAATAAACTGGGCGAATACGGGGAAGAAAAGGTGAACCGGTATCTTTTGGATATGGGGTATACGGTTTTGGAGAGAAACTGGCGGGTGGGACATCGGGAATTGGATTTCGTGTGTCTTGACGGGGAGGTGCTGGTCGTGGTGGAGGTGAAAACCCGGGCAGATGACAATGTGTCACTTTTTGATTTGCTGGATTACAGAAAAAAGAGGAATCTACAAGCTGCGGGTGCCGCTTATCTAACGAAAAAGAACATTCATCGGGAAATACGATTCGATTTGGTTGTGGTTACCGGGGCCTCGATGTGTCTAGAATACATTAAAGAAGCTATCGATTTGTTTTAA
- a CDS encoding M1 family metallopeptidase → MMNNLFDPFARYIPNLFSDFVGHVQLTCFLLHQTIYLLMGICFLILSILVYRRLPNNIHQVRSVLVFAMFPFILSVIFIAFYMGNFMRVERNKNEYRQFYFEYEHVLKNRVLSNEIRLRDLGKEGVAVESKMKIVNRNEEQIPVLLYLNPGLTVNGIKNGSVNLSFERKGPVILVDKQLAAEDTCDLIVSYEGIVDNDVCHLDQFAVPGYQRLNENRRGIYSLGTQPAYCVNNYKLFTPEVLWYPTCVPPTCFSFFRNMDFTYFSLVVIHDEENTAISQGEIINEQIGITIFKHEHAISGISLCVGKYDKRVVMMDSIPVEIYYEPSHGYLLDSFRIDVDVLEEHLLNFKSKLEKRNMSSYIDAETKRLKYNYSTALKSDLEYPYSWLRFIETPLDFYPFPKPDAMDGERIQNGLIFLTEKLCNQHFIDGEYNPGLRKYGSEWHFKMLLDSNLTHGGCNIKSMLQSEFNYVSSVDYPMINEILINMLSRYSFGLMQSFEPMDEYRAMNYLSRHSLREAIHDLNLSSKELHFIIKKKGWELYSLICTRVFRDKFDDFIYDFFSKYRFMNVELKMFSKDLMEQCGVDLDHILPDLYDSNRLPVFKVDAECYRVGDLIDSWQANQYFLFKIYNMSDVLGVIMTRPGGFYLIPAHSCKEIVVNDTTSSSISYRIEMPMSQNIPSVKRFRAKKIVYHELGLKEGIRDIDSLYFQDDSLDIIVDNVDERCKIVETKTWLQDMFEKYNVNIPFLCERKKNRNQWLVGFNTKFYGFPVQSAYYKEAGTGDKRVEWTIDIIRQGKYELFFHNVDDTRHEKSLDDKTLYFSVCNGGNTFDLKIDVGSESDEWVSLGRYDVFDCIKIIQYDKQELLSLFSFKGLNKVFVDAIKMKEIRE, encoded by the coding sequence GTGATGAATAATTTATTTGATCCGTTTGCTCGTTATATTCCTAATTTATTTTCTGATTTTGTGGGACATGTACAGTTAACGTGTTTTCTTTTGCATCAAACGATCTATTTGTTAATGGGTATTTGTTTTCTGATATTGTCTATTCTTGTTTACAGGCGTTTGCCTAATAATATCCATCAAGTTCGCAGTGTGCTTGTGTTTGCTATGTTTCCATTCATTTTATCGGTTATTTTTATCGCTTTTTACATGGGGAATTTTATGCGTGTCGAGAGAAATAAAAACGAGTATCGTCAATTCTATTTTGAATATGAACATGTTTTAAAGAATCGGGTATTGTCTAATGAAATTCGATTACGTGATTTAGGTAAAGAAGGTGTTGCTGTCGAGAGTAAAATGAAAATCGTAAATAGAAACGAGGAGCAAATTCCGGTGTTATTATATTTAAACCCGGGTTTGACAGTAAATGGAATTAAAAACGGTAGTGTTAATTTGTCGTTTGAAAGAAAGGGACCTGTGATCTTGGTTGATAAGCAACTTGCAGCGGAAGATACCTGTGATCTTATCGTGAGTTATGAAGGAATTGTTGATAATGACGTGTGTCATCTTGATCAATTTGCAGTTCCGGGATATCAACGTCTGAATGAAAACAGGCGCGGGATATATAGTTTGGGGACTCAACCGGCGTATTGTGTAAATAATTATAAATTGTTTACTCCGGAAGTTTTGTGGTATCCGACTTGTGTTCCCCCGACTTGCTTTTCTTTTTTTCGAAATATGGATTTTACGTATTTTTCGCTTGTTGTTATTCATGATGAGGAAAATACCGCTATTTCTCAAGGGGAAATAATAAATGAACAGATAGGAATAACTATTTTTAAACATGAACACGCTATAAGTGGCATCAGTTTGTGCGTGGGAAAATATGATAAAAGAGTGGTGATGATGGATTCTATCCCGGTTGAAATTTATTATGAACCTAGTCATGGATATTTATTGGATTCGTTTCGTATAGATGTTGATGTGTTGGAAGAACATTTATTGAATTTTAAAAGTAAACTGGAAAAGAGAAACATGAGTTCTTATATAGATGCTGAAACGAAGAGACTTAAATATAATTATTCGACAGCGCTTAAAAGTGACCTTGAATATCCCTATTCTTGGTTACGCTTTATTGAGACTCCACTTGATTTTTACCCTTTCCCCAAGCCGGATGCGATGGATGGTGAAAGAATACAAAATGGTTTGATTTTTTTGACTGAAAAACTTTGTAATCAACATTTTATAGATGGAGAATATAATCCGGGATTAAGAAAATATGGAAGCGAATGGCATTTTAAGATGTTGTTAGATAGTAATTTGACTCATGGCGGCTGTAATATTAAGTCGATGTTACAAAGTGAGTTTAATTATGTATCGTCTGTTGATTATCCAATGATTAATGAAATATTGATAAATATGTTGTCCAGGTATTCATTTGGCTTGATGCAATCTTTTGAGCCTATGGATGAATACCGTGCTATGAATTACTTATCACGACATAGTTTAAGAGAGGCTATTCATGATCTGAATTTGTCTTCTAAGGAATTGCATTTTATCATTAAAAAGAAGGGTTGGGAGTTATATTCTTTGATATGTACACGGGTATTCAGGGACAAGTTTGATGATTTTATATATGATTTTTTTTCTAAATATCGTTTTATGAATGTTGAATTAAAGATGTTTAGTAAGGATTTGATGGAACAATGTGGGGTTGATCTCGACCATATTTTGCCAGATTTATATGATAGCAATAGATTACCTGTTTTCAAAGTGGATGCCGAGTGTTATCGGGTTGGAGATTTGATTGATTCATGGCAAGCAAATCAGTATTTTCTTTTTAAAATATATAATATGAGTGATGTGCTTGGTGTGATTATGACAAGGCCTGGGGGATTTTATTTGATTCCGGCGCATTCCTGCAAGGAAATTGTAGTTAATGATACAACTAGTTCAAGTATATCTTATAGGATAGAAATGCCGATGTCTCAGAATATACCGTCTGTTAAACGATTTCGGGCCAAGAAGATTGTATATCATGAGTTGGGATTAAAGGAAGGAATTCGAGATATTGATTCCCTGTATTTTCAAGATGATAGTCTTGATATTATTGTTGATAATGTTGATGAAAGATGTAAGATTGTAGAGACTAAAACTTGGCTTCAGGATATGTTTGAAAAGTATAATGTGAATATTCCTTTTTTGTGCGAAAGAAAAAAGAATCGTAATCAATGGTTGGTAGGATTCAACACGAAGTTCTATGGTTTTCCGGTTCAGAGTGCCTATTATAAAGAGGCGGGAACAGGTGATAAACGGGTGGAGTGGACCATAGATATAATTCGTCAAGGGAAGTATGAACTTTTTTTTCATAATGTAGATGATACTAGGCATGAAAAAAGTTTAGATGATAAGACATTGTATTTTTCTGTTTGTAATGGAGGAAATACATTCGATTTGAAAATTGATGTTGGTAGCGAGAGCGATGAATGGGTTTCGTTGGGAAGATACGATGTATTTGATTGTATTAAAATTATTCAGTACGATAAACAAGAACTTCTTTCTTTATTTTCTTTTAAAGGGCTTAATAAGGTTTTTGTAGATGCAATAAAAATGAAAGAGATTCGGGAATGA
- a CDS encoding DUF6266 family protein, with protein MELVDSSLLKGFSGEIDGLIVYTVGEKTYARRKPVNVRDPQTEKQLRQRAKFPAVQAFYQSVKSGILKEVYDLAAKEEGRRSGYHLFMHFNIAAFGENGFIDYSLLRLAHGIQQLPYSLEIKAVSEDGVEFSWLDNSLTLMAQGSDRLMVGAIFDDDPFQVVMLGGITACRKDGWAPVKLPGGSWKTAHLYCFFGTGDRKRFSASKYFKINK; from the coding sequence ATGGAGTTAGTTGATAGTTCATTATTGAAAGGTTTTTCGGGAGAGATTGACGGGTTGATTGTTTACACGGTTGGGGAAAAAACGTATGCCCGGAGGAAACCGGTGAATGTGCGTGATCCACAGACTGAGAAACAATTGCGGCAGCGGGCCAAGTTCCCTGCCGTGCAAGCATTTTATCAATCAGTCAAAAGCGGGATTTTAAAGGAGGTGTATGATTTGGCGGCGAAAGAAGAGGGACGACGTTCCGGTTATCATTTGTTCATGCACTTTAATATTGCGGCCTTTGGGGAGAATGGTTTTATTGATTATTCACTGTTACGGTTGGCACACGGGATTCAGCAATTACCTTATTCGCTGGAAATAAAGGCGGTGTCAGAGGATGGGGTGGAATTTTCGTGGTTGGATAATTCCCTTACCTTGATGGCTCAAGGGTCCGATCGCTTGATGGTGGGTGCTATTTTTGATGATGATCCTTTTCAGGTTGTGATGCTTGGCGGGATCACAGCCTGTCGGAAGGATGGTTGGGCTCCCGTCAAGTTACCCGGTGGGAGTTGGAAGACGGCTCATTTATATTGTTTTTTCGGGACCGGGGATCGGAAACGGTTTTCGGCAAGCAAGTATTTCAAAATAAACAAATAG